Proteins encoded together in one Leptidea sinapis chromosome 45, ilLepSina1.1, whole genome shotgun sequence window:
- the LOC126977495 gene encoding chitinase domain-containing protein 1 — MKCLTTFVEVLFMLSVCLATLSPPADKRSQKSVKPQEGPRKNNVLDRKLVVETPYAKDIIKYHATYHQNVITRNFKNPVLGYVTPWNDKGYNVAKTWAPKFNYISPVWLQVKRQSPNIYIITGLHDVDHAWMKEVRQRSSPGNVKILPRLLFDNWQSADLKAFFKDTSSMSEQKALIEEVKKTCKQWNFDGIVLEMISQIGKYVEKSVKFIQQFGLEMNEENYKLILVYPPFRGYPSDEFFISAYNDIYPYVEAVSVMTYDFSSPQKPGPNAPLYWMRLCLEKLIDNEENPLKESKILLGLNFYGSSYTTNGGGPIVGTEYIELMRNAKINQMLSYNNNTAENYIELKTSQGTKKVFYPTLYSIKKRLELAEEFGTGIAIWELGQGLDYFYDLL; from the exons ATGAAATGTTTGACTACATTTGTAGAGGTCTTATTTATGTTGAGTGTTTGTCTTGCCACTTTATCGCCGCCGGCTGATAAAAGGTCACAAAAAAGTGTAAAACCACAGGAAGGACCTCGTAAAAATAATGTGTTGGATAGAAAACTGGTAGTAGAAACTCCGTATGcgaaagatattattaaatatcatgCAACTTACCATCAAAACGTTATAACACGGAACTTCAAGAATCCTGTTTTGGGTTATGTTACTCCG tggAACGACAAAGGGTATAATGTCGCGAAGACGTGGGCTCCGAAATTTAACTATATATCACCGGTGTGGTTGCAAGTCAAGAGACAAAGtccaaatatttacataattacaGGCTTACATGATGTGGATCATGCATGGATGAAAGAAGTCAGGCAGAGAAGCTCTCCTGGAAATGTCAAAA taTTGCCGAGACTCTTATTTGATAATTGGCAATCAGCAGACCTGAAAGCTTTTTTCAAAGACACATCATCAATGTCAGAGCAAAAGGCATTGATAGAAGAGGTGAAGAAAACATGTAAGCAGTGGAACTTTGACGGGATTGTGTTGGAAATGATCTCTCAAATTGGAAAATATGTagaaaaatcagtaaaatttatTCAGCAATTTG GTTTAGAAATGAATGAAGAGAACTACAAATTAATTCTAGTCTACCCACCATTCCGAGGATATCCAAGTGATGAGTTCTTTATAAGTGCTTACAATGACATTTATCCTTATGTAGAAGCTGTATCTGTTATGACATATGACTTCTCAAGTCCTCAAAAACCAG gaCCAAATGCTCCTCTATATTGGATGAGACTCTGTCTAGAGAAATTAATTGATAATGAAGAAAATCCATTAAAAGAATCAAAGATTTTGCTTGGTCTTAATTTCTATGGCTCTTCATACACTACCAATGGAGGTGGACCTATTGTGGGCACCGAGTATATTGAACTGATGAGAAATGCCAAGATTAATCAGATGTTATCTTATAACAACAATACTGCTGAGAACTACATAGAATTAAA aacATCACAAGGAACCAAGAAAGTGTTTTACCCTactttatattcaataaaaaaaagactggAACTGGCAGAAGAGTTTGGTACTGGCATTGCCATATGGGAGTTGGGACAAGGCTTAGATTATTTCTATGACCTGCTCTAA